CAAGGAGCTATGTACATAAGTATCTTGCTCATGTTTCTATAAGAAGGAAAAAAAAGAagcaaattaattaaataaataaaaaagataaACACGTAAGAACAAAACAGAGAATTAGGAAAAGATAGTAACTTGATCAAGTATCCTCCACTGGGAAGCAAGCATATAGGCTCACAAATAGAagatatatatttaacataatctTCAGAGTCCCCTATACAACATAATCTTCAGAGTCCCCTATACCAAAAAAATGAGACACAATTTTTTAAATTATACTCAGTACCCTCTATGAAATAAGCAATCATTATCAATCCAAAAAATATGAACATAACGTACTCTCAATCGAACAATGATACACGGACCTCTGAGTTACCATGCCCAACATCTTCAAAGAGATCCACTTCCAAAATACGACCTACAAAGGGATGTATGATATCATTCGATAAAGTCAAAAGTAGCAAACAAAATGAAAATACTAGACTACTGACATACAACATAATGTTTTTACCTGTTCGGACATCTGATGCGACTAACACTAGGACGATTAAACAAAACCTAGTAAAAATAACAAAGCAAATAGATATAGGAGTAATTTAACATAAACAAATAGCCAAACCAATAATTTACAAAAATCATTCAAACACACGATTATAGTTTTTTCATAATATATAGGTTTCTAATATAGTTAGTTTACCCGTGTCTTTAAAACGCGCACATTTTCACCTGTGTTTGTAGACGCTGATTTGTTGTAAGTTTTGTTTCACCTGATGTAGCATTTCCTGGTATGTAGTAATTTGTTGCATGTCAAACAGTAGGTCAAACAATACATTAAAGAAATAATCATCGGCCTTTTTTGTAATATAAAATGATAGATCAAGTCATCAAACAATTATACATCTACTAAAAATGGACTGATATCATAATACAAGTTACAAAGAAAGAAAACTGGATACAATCCTTTAAAGGTTTTACGCACTGATATCATAAAAGATTTTGTAAATTCAAGTAATCATAAAAATGGACTTACAATAGGATGGACTTGGATTGTCCCAAAAacctgcaaaacatatcaaaccaAAGGCAAAGAAACTACGATTTTCAAACCGAACAAATCATGTCAATTTAGCGTTTTGTTAATAAAAGGACAAAAAATGGACAAAAAAGGGTCTTACCAATTTATTGACGGTCATAGCAATTTGAAAAGCCTGCAAAAGAAATTAAACTAAAGGCAAACAAATTATGATATATCACCACAACTACCTATTATAATTAAACAAAAAAAAGTCGGTACCTTTCTACCGGTCACAGCAGCAGCAACCACCTAAGACAATCTCGAACAACCTATTCATAATTAAACGATTAAACTTAGTA
The window above is part of the Rutidosis leptorrhynchoides isolate AG116_Rl617_1_P2 chromosome 1, CSIRO_AGI_Rlap_v1, whole genome shotgun sequence genome. Proteins encoded here:
- the LOC139886004 gene encoding uncharacterized protein isoform X2, translated to MTVNKLVFGTIQVHPIEMLHQVKQNLQQISVYKHRFCLIVLVLVASDVRTGRILEVDLFEDVGHGNSEVRVSLFD
- the LOC139886004 gene encoding uncharacterized protein isoform X1, translating into MTVNKLVFGTIQVHPIEMLHQVKQNLQQISVYKHRFCLIVLVLVASDVRTGKNIMLYVSSLVFSFCLLLLTLSNDIIHPFVGRILEVDLFEDVGHGNSEVRVSLFD